A single window of Agromyces aureus DNA harbors:
- a CDS encoding GPW/gp25 family protein, giving the protein MSREFVGHGWSFPVHADATGRIALTSDEREIEESIRLILATAPGERPMRPEFGCAVHDYVFAPADASTAGAMGVAVRAALRFWEPRIELGEVSVSLEHAEDGVLYIDIGYMILGTNDPRNLVFPFYVIPQEQGAPS; this is encoded by the coding sequence ATGTCTCGAGAGTTCGTCGGTCACGGCTGGTCGTTCCCCGTGCACGCCGATGCCACGGGTCGCATCGCGCTCACCTCCGACGAGCGCGAGATCGAGGAGAGCATCCGGCTCATCCTCGCGACCGCGCCGGGGGAGCGGCCGATGCGCCCGGAGTTCGGGTGCGCCGTGCACGACTACGTCTTCGCACCGGCGGATGCCTCGACGGCCGGGGCGATGGGCGTCGCCGTCCGCGCGGCGCTGCGGTTCTGGGAGCCGCGCATCGAGCTCGGCGAGGTGTCGGTCTCGCTCGAGCACGCCGAGGACGGCGTGCTCTACATCGACATCGGCTACATGATCCTCGGCACCAACGACCCGAGGAACCTCGTCTTCCCGTTCTACGTCATCCCGCAGGAGCAAGGAGCGCCCTCATGA
- a CDS encoding putative baseplate assembly protein — translation MNLPAPNLDDRRFQDLVDDAKRLVALRCPEWTDHNVSDPGVTLIEAFAFMTDELLYRLNRVPDRLYLAYLDLLGVSLFPPANASTELVFWLSAPRTETVVVPARTEAGTPRTETSESIVFTTVDDREIPPRSLIRIGSQPAAGDPWVRDTKLQGEELDAFQRTPVIGDALLLGLDDPAPGLAISLHLDCAVRGVGVDPLDPPIVWEAWCGSEWSACDVVSDATGGLNRRGDVVLIVPAGHVASVISGERAGWIRTRLEQREADVPTYSVSPLVRSAAADTVGAVTHAIHATTVDDEILGLSEGVPGQEFGLAVRPVVDDGAPFTVEVGTGAAWEAWVEVDEFADQDADARVVRIDRTRGVVTFAPAVREADGAMHFYGAVPPKGAPIRVPRYRVGGGARGNVAPGAVSALRSTVPFVNRVTNRRSAHDGVDGETVDEAKARGPLTLRTLDRAVTLEDYEQLAKRVAPSIARVKAVPATGKGSEQGVRLLVVPAAVHAADGRVEFADLIPSNEVLTVLADDLEHRRTVGARLAIEPPLYQGITIVAKLIARPRVAVERLREDAVAALYTYFDAARGGADGGGWPFGRPVLAGEVYAVLQALPGTELVDEVLLFGADPVTGKRGDPVQRIDLEPDALVFGFEHRVRVTAGV, via the coding sequence ATGAACCTGCCCGCCCCGAACCTCGACGACCGCCGGTTCCAGGACCTCGTCGACGACGCGAAGCGGCTCGTCGCGCTGCGCTGCCCCGAGTGGACCGATCACAACGTCTCCGACCCCGGTGTAACGCTCATCGAGGCGTTCGCGTTCATGACCGACGAGCTCCTGTACCGCCTGAACCGGGTGCCCGACCGGCTCTACCTGGCCTACCTCGACCTGCTCGGGGTGTCGCTGTTCCCGCCGGCGAACGCGAGCACGGAGCTCGTCTTCTGGCTGTCCGCGCCGCGCACCGAGACGGTCGTCGTGCCTGCGCGCACCGAGGCCGGGACCCCGCGCACCGAGACCTCCGAGTCGATCGTGTTCACGACGGTCGACGACCGCGAGATCCCGCCCCGATCGCTGATCCGCATCGGCAGCCAACCCGCCGCGGGCGACCCGTGGGTTCGCGACACGAAGCTGCAGGGCGAGGAGCTCGACGCGTTCCAGCGCACTCCCGTGATCGGCGACGCGCTGCTGCTCGGGCTCGACGACCCCGCACCCGGACTCGCGATCTCGCTGCACCTCGACTGCGCGGTGCGCGGCGTCGGCGTCGACCCGCTCGATCCGCCGATCGTGTGGGAGGCGTGGTGCGGCTCGGAGTGGAGCGCGTGCGACGTCGTGTCGGACGCGACGGGCGGGCTCAACCGCCGCGGCGACGTCGTGCTCATCGTGCCTGCGGGGCACGTGGCATCCGTCATCTCCGGAGAGCGCGCCGGCTGGATCCGCACGCGCCTCGAGCAGCGCGAGGCCGACGTGCCCACGTACAGCGTCTCGCCGCTCGTGCGCTCCGCCGCGGCCGACACCGTCGGCGCGGTGACGCACGCGATCCACGCCACGACCGTCGACGACGAGATCCTCGGCCTGAGCGAGGGCGTGCCGGGGCAGGAGTTCGGGCTCGCCGTGCGGCCGGTCGTCGACGACGGCGCGCCGTTCACCGTCGAGGTCGGCACCGGCGCCGCCTGGGAGGCCTGGGTGGAGGTCGACGAGTTCGCCGATCAGGATGCCGACGCCCGCGTCGTGCGCATCGACCGCACGAGGGGCGTGGTGACGTTCGCGCCCGCCGTGCGCGAGGCTGACGGGGCGATGCACTTCTACGGTGCGGTGCCGCCGAAGGGCGCGCCGATCCGGGTGCCGCGGTACCGCGTCGGAGGGGGTGCGCGCGGGAACGTCGCTCCAGGTGCCGTGTCGGCGTTGCGGTCGACGGTTCCCTTCGTGAACCGCGTGACGAACCGGCGGTCGGCGCACGACGGCGTCGACGGCGAGACCGTCGACGAGGCGAAGGCGCGTGGGCCGCTGACGCTGCGCACCCTCGACCGGGCGGTGACGCTCGAGGACTACGAGCAGCTCGCGAAGCGGGTCGCGCCCTCGATCGCCCGCGTGAAGGCCGTGCCCGCGACGGGCAAGGGCTCGGAGCAGGGCGTTCGGCTGCTCGTCGTGCCCGCGGCCGTGCACGCCGCCGACGGGCGAGTGGAGTTCGCCGACCTGATCCCGTCGAACGAGGTGCTCACCGTGCTCGCCGACGACCTCGAGCATCGCCGCACGGTCGGCGCCCGCCTCGCGATCGAGCCGCCGCTGTACCAGGGCATCACGATCGTCGCCAAGCTCATCGCCCGGCCGCGCGTCGCCGTCGAACGACTGCGGGAGGACGCGGTCGCGGCGCTCTACACCTACTTCGACGCGGCGCGCGGCGGCGCCGACGGTGGCGGCTGGCCGTTCGGGCGGCCGGTGCTCGCGGGCGAGGTGTACGCCGTGCTGCAGGCGCTGCCCGGCACCGAGCTCGTCGACGAGGTGCTGCTGTTCGGCGCCGACCCGGTGACGGGCAAGCGCGGCGATCCGGTGCAGCGCATCGACCTCGAGCCCGACGCCCTCGTGTTCGGCTTCGAGCACCGCGTGCGCGTGACGGCGGGGGTGTGA
- a CDS encoding phage tail protein has product MPQLENPSPYVTRLPAVLQEDEFLQRWLTAFDASIAPVLSVLDNLDAYVRPGTTPADFLDWLASWVDVELDEEWPVEQRRRVVADAAGLHRRAGRFDGVLETVQLIAGPDAAVDVVESGGTSWSATARGALPGSPDGAVRISIAPGPGASKASGSKAGAAEAAAEALRRRVERAARRVVPAHIRIEIEIAGA; this is encoded by the coding sequence GTGCCACAGCTCGAGAACCCGTCGCCGTACGTGACGAGGCTTCCGGCGGTGCTGCAGGAGGACGAGTTCCTGCAGCGCTGGCTGACCGCGTTCGACGCCTCGATCGCCCCGGTGCTCTCGGTGCTCGACAACCTCGACGCGTATGTGCGCCCGGGCACGACGCCGGCCGACTTCCTCGACTGGCTCGCGAGCTGGGTCGACGTCGAGCTCGACGAGGAGTGGCCGGTCGAGCAGCGTCGTCGGGTGGTCGCCGACGCGGCCGGCCTGCATCGGCGTGCCGGGCGCTTCGACGGCGTGCTCGAGACCGTGCAGCTCATTGCGGGTCCGGATGCCGCGGTCGACGTCGTCGAGAGCGGCGGCACGTCGTGGTCGGCGACCGCCCGCGGCGCGCTGCCCGGCTCGCCCGACGGCGCCGTGCGCATCTCGATCGCGCCCGGACCCGGTGCATCGAAGGCGAGCGGATCGAAGGCCGGCGCGGCCGAGGCCGCTGCCGAGGCGCTGCGGCGGCGCGTCGAGCGGGCCGCCCGACGCGTGGTGCCCGCGCACATCCGCATCGAGATCGAGATCGCGGGGGCGTGA
- a CDS encoding zinc ribbon domain-containing protein encodes MADGIVCEECGTQNDEGDDFCGQCGAYLAWDRSAVTDAANPTSASFEEVWEPEAEPEPEPEPLPLPEPEPEPEPEPEPEPEPEPDVRRSRSEASRDQPTPEPEPEPEPDVRRSRSEASRDQPTSEPEPEPEPEPDVRRSRSEASRDQPTPEPEPELEPDVRRSRSEASRDQPTPEPEPEREPEPAPAPTPPPPPVIPAAAVPAAFVPAPVPAANVPKAVAPTSAPAPRKPTAVPQRPVRRKASPLDAPKPGDLVCPSCGAGNAPGRHFCRRCASPLEPEPDRSVPTSRQASAGTRPKRRRRFRVGWIVLVVILAAVAGGVWFLRLEILAFVATATDRVVDSSAHNPSGLTASSSADARGPELAHDGFSDLSWAPAPTGAAVGEWLAATFDAPFRLVAVQISPGASVEQADFLAQARPSSVLVTTTDAAGETHDTRLKLADEPGPQRFDIGVDDVVAVQFTIEGAYGASPDTHVSVAEVEFYGR; translated from the coding sequence ATGGCCGACGGAATCGTCTGCGAGGAGTGCGGCACCCAGAACGACGAGGGCGACGACTTCTGCGGTCAGTGCGGCGCGTACCTCGCGTGGGATCGCAGCGCGGTGACGGATGCCGCGAACCCGACGTCCGCGTCGTTCGAGGAGGTCTGGGAGCCCGAGGCCGAGCCCGAGCCCGAGCCCGAGCCCCTGCCCCTGCCGGAGCCGGAGCCGGAGCCGGAGCCGGAGCCGGAGCCCGAACCCGAACCCGAACCGGATGTTCGCCGGTCGAGGAGCGAAGCGTCTCGAGACCAGCCGACCCCCGAGCCGGAGCCCGAACCCGAACCGGATGTTCGCCGGTCGAGGAGCGAAGCGTCTCGAGACCAGCCGACCTCCGAGCCGGAGCCCGAACCCGAACCCGAACCGGATGTTCGCCGGTCGAGGAGCGAAGCGTCTCGAGACCAGCCGACCCCCGAGCCGGAGCCCGAACTCGAACCGGATGTTCGCCGGTCGAGGAGCGAAGCGTCTCGAGACCAGCCGACCCCCGAACCGGAACCCGAGCGGGAACCCGAACCGGCCCCGGCACCCACTCCGCCCCCGCCCCCCGTCATCCCCGCGGCGGCCGTCCCCGCCGCGTTCGTCCCCGCCCCAGTGCCGGCGGCGAACGTGCCGAAGGCGGTCGCGCCGACATCCGCCCCTGCGCCGCGCAAGCCGACTGCCGTGCCCCAGCGACCGGTGCGCCGCAAGGCGAGCCCGCTCGATGCCCCGAAGCCGGGCGATCTCGTCTGCCCGAGCTGCGGGGCGGGCAACGCGCCGGGCCGCCATTTCTGCCGTCGGTGCGCCTCGCCGCTCGAGCCGGAGCCCGACCGTTCGGTACCGACCTCGCGCCAGGCCTCGGCCGGAACACGACCGAAACGCCGGCGCCGGTTCCGGGTGGGGTGGATCGTGCTCGTGGTCATTCTGGCGGCCGTGGCTGGTGGAGTCTGGTTCCTTCGGCTCGAGATCCTCGCCTTCGTCGCGACGGCGACCGATCGCGTGGTCGATTCGAGCGCGCACAACCCGTCGGGCCTCACGGCCTCGAGTTCTGCCGACGCACGCGGGCCGGAACTCGCGCACGACGGCTTCTCGGACCTGTCGTGGGCGCCGGCGCCGACCGGTGCCGCTGTCGGCGAATGGCTCGCCGCGACGTTCGACGCCCCGTTCCGGCTCGTCGCGGTGCAGATCTCGCCGGGCGCGTCGGTGGAGCAGGCCGATTTCCTCGCGCAGGCGCGCCCGTCATCCGTGCTCGTGACGACGACGGATGCCGCGGGCGAGACCCATGACACGCGGCTGAAGCTCGCCGACGAACCGGGGCCGCAGCGCTTCGACATCGGCGTCGACGACGTGGTCGCCGTGCAGTTCACGATCGAGGGTGCCTACGGAGCGTCACCCGACACGCACGTCTCGGTCGCCGAAGTGGAGTTCTACGGTCGCTGA
- a CDS encoding BTAD domain-containing putative transcriptional regulator, with product MIGAAGSGKSALARRLVLDADGTLVAATREWSDPDVARRALLDAAAGSNGMLAIDDAQHVIGTGAERVLEAFVVASGLRSLVVVSRRPPTFAIARESVVTAPALALRSPDVAVLFRTACRCRLDPETTSRVRHETAGWAQLLRELATTADASSDEALDAWLADAVFGDAAAGWFEEVLADLPSTLVEALTMTSALPQLDLARTASLLGHEGAIALIGALDAGVVMHTRRDGGRRALPPMLRRHLLRSMDPLTRTVASKTACRVLLDEGANAAAADALAAGRAWVDLDALLRGDPSAARGAALWAEQPPAQVASRSPGIAAALEAARADDRITPMPPTTAGHAASAPLERQPVLWKALERIRRGDLAGAVPSLRRVARTAESVADRSTAQLALLVIRAPIAEPRETLDGLLALERLCVEHALGGLARITRGAIAAITTARERGTVRQVFDQLELRGDTVGAGIVVAVDVVDRFRRGVFEIDRATAFAERCDRLGLADVATWGRAIAAVGAAVDGDRRAPDLLAAVDAATITLGLPGPRALLEAATALRSGDADAAAAHAGRARRAALETGLPRLPLALPRRARVHVRTPDPAAVQVAVTCFGGFRLRLDGIDADLRLVRPQARMLLRMLALNAGAPLHRELIADLLWTDLGSESALHALHVSVSSLRRMLPASGRQGGIVERVGEAYRIGIAASHDCDLAEFDEHLSEAAVAKARREPGIARDRLVTALELYRGDVLPEDGPAEWAVGARERYRHRAGEAASSLAHLHSHFGDTKAAVAVARRAVEIDPWLDDSWRTLVTMHDRAGDVIAARRAEEGYRSMRTALESE from the coding sequence GTGATCGGCGCCGCCGGCAGCGGCAAGTCGGCGCTCGCGCGTCGTCTCGTGCTCGATGCCGACGGCACGCTGGTCGCGGCGACCCGGGAGTGGAGCGATCCGGATGTCGCGCGCAGGGCGCTCCTCGACGCCGCGGCCGGTTCGAACGGCATGCTCGCGATCGACGACGCGCAACACGTGATCGGCACGGGCGCGGAGCGGGTGCTCGAGGCGTTCGTCGTGGCATCCGGACTCCGATCGCTCGTCGTGGTCTCGCGGCGGCCGCCGACCTTCGCGATCGCACGCGAGTCGGTCGTCACCGCGCCGGCGCTCGCGCTGCGATCGCCCGACGTCGCCGTGCTGTTCCGCACGGCGTGCCGATGCCGGCTCGATCCGGAGACGACGTCGCGCGTGCGGCACGAGACGGCCGGATGGGCGCAACTGCTGCGCGAGCTCGCGACGACCGCCGACGCGAGTTCCGACGAGGCGCTCGACGCCTGGCTGGCCGACGCGGTCTTCGGCGATGCCGCCGCGGGGTGGTTCGAGGAGGTGCTCGCCGACCTTCCGTCGACGCTCGTGGAGGCGCTGACCATGACGAGCGCGCTGCCGCAGCTCGACCTCGCGCGCACCGCGAGCCTGCTCGGACACGAGGGGGCGATCGCCCTCATCGGCGCCCTCGACGCCGGCGTCGTCATGCACACCCGGCGCGACGGCGGCCGTCGAGCGCTGCCGCCGATGCTGCGACGGCATCTGCTGCGCAGCATGGACCCGCTCACCAGGACGGTCGCGTCGAAGACGGCCTGCCGGGTACTGCTCGACGAGGGCGCGAACGCGGCGGCCGCCGACGCGCTCGCCGCCGGCCGGGCGTGGGTCGACCTCGACGCGCTGCTGCGCGGCGATCCCTCCGCCGCTCGGGGTGCGGCGCTCTGGGCCGAGCAGCCGCCCGCCCAGGTCGCCAGCAGATCACCGGGCATCGCCGCGGCGCTCGAGGCCGCGCGCGCCGACGACCGCATCACGCCCATGCCGCCGACGACGGCCGGCCACGCGGCATCCGCCCCGCTCGAACGCCAGCCGGTGCTCTGGAAGGCGCTCGAGCGCATTCGCCGCGGAGACCTTGCGGGCGCCGTGCCGAGCCTGCGTCGCGTCGCGCGCACCGCCGAATCCGTCGCGGATCGCAGCACTGCGCAGCTCGCGCTGCTCGTGATCCGCGCGCCGATCGCCGAGCCGCGAGAGACGCTCGACGGCCTGCTCGCGCTCGAACGCCTCTGCGTCGAGCACGCGCTCGGCGGACTCGCGCGGATCACCCGCGGCGCGATCGCGGCCATCACGACCGCGCGCGAGCGGGGCACCGTCCGGCAGGTGTTCGACCAGCTCGAGCTCCGGGGCGACACCGTCGGCGCCGGCATCGTCGTGGCGGTCGACGTCGTCGACCGCTTCCGTCGGGGCGTCTTCGAGATCGACCGCGCGACCGCGTTCGCCGAGCGCTGCGATCGCCTCGGGCTGGCGGATGTCGCGACCTGGGGTCGTGCCATCGCGGCCGTGGGCGCCGCGGTCGACGGCGACCGGCGCGCACCCGACCTCCTCGCGGCCGTCGACGCCGCCACGATCACACTCGGACTGCCGGGCCCGAGGGCGCTGCTCGAGGCGGCGACCGCGCTGCGTTCCGGTGATGCGGATGCCGCGGCCGCCCACGCGGGCCGGGCGCGCCGCGCCGCACTCGAGACCGGGTTGCCGCGCCTGCCGCTGGCACTCCCCCGTCGGGCGCGCGTGCACGTGCGGACGCCGGACCCCGCGGCCGTGCAGGTCGCCGTGACGTGCTTCGGCGGCTTCCGCTTGCGGCTCGACGGCATCGACGCGGACCTCAGGCTCGTGCGCCCCCAGGCCCGGATGCTGCTGCGCATGCTCGCCCTCAACGCCGGCGCCCCCCTGCACCGCGAGCTCATCGCCGACCTGCTCTGGACCGACCTCGGCAGCGAGTCGGCGCTGCACGCCCTGCACGTGAGCGTGTCGAGCCTGCGTCGCATGCTGCCGGCCTCGGGGCGGCAGGGTGGCATCGTCGAACGGGTCGGCGAGGCCTACCGCATCGGCATCGCCGCGAGCCACGACTGCGACCTCGCCGAGTTCGACGAGCACCTGAGCGAGGCGGCCGTCGCGAAGGCGCGGCGCGAGCCCGGCATCGCGCGCGACCGACTCGTCACCGCGCTCGAGCTGTACCGCGGCGACGTGCTGCCAGAGGACGGGCCAGCCGAGTGGGCGGTCGGCGCCCGCGAGCGGTATCGGCACCGCGCCGGCGAGGCGGCCTCGTCGCTCGCGCACCTGCACTCGCACTTCGGCGACACGAAGGCCGCCGTCGCCGTGGCCCGCCGCGCCGTCGAGATCGACCCATGGCTCGACGACTCCTGGCGCACGCTCGTGACCATGCACGATCGCGCCGGCGACGTCATCGCGGCCCGACGCGCCGAGGAGGGCTACCGCTCGATGCGCACGGCGCTCGAGTCGGAGTGA
- a CDS encoding tyrosine-type recombinase/integrase, giving the protein MATVEPYATASGRRYRVRYRKPDHTQTTKRGFKTKKEADLFLASVELGKAAGTYIDPSHARMTVGAAGAAWLASQTHLKPSSVAVVESAWRLHVEPAWGRVPVGDVRHSDVQSWIARLSSGDGGNAKPKSPALVHRCFGVLAGILDAAVKDRRIPSNPGRGVGLPRKVSREHVYLSHQQVDQLARAAGEHATLLRVLAYTGLRWGEVSGLRVGDVDLDRRRITVSVNAVLVGGKVVVGTPKTHKRRAVPFPAFLGAPLAQLCADRPPSSLLFPDKSGGHLTTPTVRENSWFDKSLRHAELEPMTVHDLRHTAASLAVSAGANVKAVQRMLGHASAAMTLDTYSDLFDDDLDTVAARLDEAALRAGVVIDV; this is encoded by the coding sequence GTGGCAACAGTTGAGCCGTACGCAACCGCATCCGGCAGGCGATACCGGGTGCGGTATCGCAAGCCGGACCACACGCAGACCACCAAGCGGGGATTCAAGACCAAGAAGGAAGCGGATCTCTTCCTCGCGAGCGTGGAACTCGGCAAGGCAGCCGGCACCTACATCGATCCGTCGCATGCGCGAATGACGGTCGGAGCTGCTGGCGCGGCGTGGCTCGCATCTCAGACCCATCTCAAGCCTTCTTCCGTCGCGGTCGTCGAGTCAGCTTGGCGACTCCACGTAGAGCCCGCCTGGGGGCGAGTCCCGGTCGGCGATGTGCGGCATAGCGATGTGCAGAGCTGGATCGCGCGACTCAGTTCCGGCGACGGCGGCAACGCGAAACCAAAGTCGCCTGCCCTCGTCCATCGTTGCTTTGGTGTGCTCGCGGGCATTCTCGACGCCGCGGTGAAGGATCGTCGCATCCCGTCCAATCCCGGCCGAGGCGTGGGCCTGCCTCGCAAGGTGAGCCGGGAGCACGTGTACCTCAGCCACCAGCAGGTCGACCAGCTCGCTCGAGCCGCGGGCGAGCATGCGACGCTGCTCCGGGTCTTGGCCTACACCGGGCTTCGTTGGGGTGAGGTAAGCGGGCTGCGCGTCGGTGACGTCGACCTCGATCGACGCCGCATCACCGTAAGTGTCAACGCAGTCCTGGTAGGCGGAAAGGTCGTGGTCGGTACGCCCAAGACGCACAAACGTCGGGCGGTACCATTCCCCGCCTTCCTGGGTGCGCCACTCGCGCAACTGTGTGCAGACCGGCCGCCGAGCTCCCTGCTCTTCCCCGACAAGTCCGGCGGTCATCTCACGACACCCACCGTCCGAGAGAACTCCTGGTTCGACAAGTCATTGCGGCACGCGGAACTCGAGCCGATGACCGTGCACGACCTTCGCCACACAGCAGCGAGCCTCGCGGTCTCGGCGGGCGCGAACGTCAAGGCGGTGCAGCGCATGCTCGGCCACGCCTCAGCCGCAATGACGCTCGACACGTACTCGGATCTCTTCGACGACGATCTCGACACCGTGGCCGCGCGACTGGACGAAGCGGCTCTTCGAGCCGGCGTCGTCATCGATGTCTGA
- a CDS encoding class I SAM-dependent DNA methyltransferase, which produces MPKSLSMNEIRTRAAQFIREWQHEPGDERQQAQSFVRDLLGVYGITHTRAAFYEKRVKRSSTGARGYIDALIPGLALIEMKSAGKDLLAAEKQALDYIDDLPDPEIPRWVLTSDFQRFRLLDLRAEMGASPVEFSLGELRDNAEELAFLAGYGERTFGSKAQEAASIKAAKLMASLYEALEGSGYDSDHEASVFLVRTLFALYADDAGVWDRDLFLEFLETRTATDGSDLGPQLSLLYQVMGRDPSRRQSNLDELIARFPYVNGGVFGEPLSIPSFDAAMRSRLLEAAMFNWSAISPAIFGSLFQAVKDKTARRELGEHYTTETNIMKVIGPMFLDELRQRFTDGFHDTKTLKKLRADMGEMRFLDPACGCGNFLVVGYRQMRALDLEVLQRIQVLSGETARTMFFTEDHLSVRLSSFHGIELEEWPAQIAATALHLVEHQANQAMELVLGDAPDLLPLDKIRSIHVGNALRTEWADVVEPSEHLYIMGNPPFLGHATRSLEQAQELRDVWRRDDIGRLDYVTGWYAKSLDLLGRPEYAGEFAFVSTNSIAQGEPVPALFGPVFAAGWRVKFAHRTFAWTSEAPGAAAVHCSAIGFDRATRKRARLFDYSGNLRGEPVEIPVVEQLNGYLVDGPTVLVDQRRTPLAPALPPMVFGNMARDDGNLLIEPDDYDEVAADPIAAKYIRPFVGARQLIHNEPRWCLWLVDLNPSDIARSPILHRRLDAVRQFRAASKAESTRQMADTPHLFGQRSQPDTPYVCVPRHASETRRFFPTALYGPDVICGDANFKADDPDGIAFAAISSSAFIAWQRAVGGRIKSDLRFSNTLTWNTFPLPPLTDVQRDAIIAGGNAVLAARALHPERSLADHYNPLAMAPDLLRAHRELDAAVDKAFGLHGAATDNQRLRALFASYAKLTTSNELAMPAMPPRRRSARNAVANG; this is translated from the coding sequence GTGCCGAAGTCGCTGTCGATGAATGAGATCCGCACTCGAGCTGCTCAGTTCATCCGTGAATGGCAGCACGAGCCTGGCGATGAGCGGCAGCAGGCGCAGTCGTTCGTTCGAGACCTGCTCGGCGTGTATGGGATAACCCACACTCGTGCGGCGTTCTATGAGAAGCGGGTAAAGCGTTCCTCTACTGGCGCCCGTGGCTACATCGACGCACTCATCCCCGGTCTCGCCCTGATCGAGATGAAGTCCGCGGGCAAAGATCTTCTCGCGGCGGAGAAACAGGCCCTCGACTACATCGATGATCTTCCGGATCCTGAGATTCCGCGCTGGGTCCTCACGAGTGACTTCCAGAGGTTCCGGCTGCTGGATCTGCGAGCGGAGATGGGCGCGTCACCGGTGGAATTCTCGTTAGGCGAGTTGCGTGACAACGCCGAGGAACTCGCGTTCCTCGCCGGGTACGGTGAGCGCACGTTCGGATCGAAGGCTCAGGAGGCAGCATCGATCAAGGCGGCGAAGCTGATGGCGTCCCTGTATGAGGCGCTCGAGGGCTCCGGATACGACAGCGATCACGAGGCCTCGGTGTTCCTCGTGCGCACCTTGTTCGCGTTGTACGCCGACGATGCCGGCGTTTGGGATCGAGATCTCTTTCTCGAGTTTCTCGAGACCCGCACCGCGACGGATGGTTCAGATCTGGGCCCGCAACTCTCGCTGCTCTATCAAGTCATGGGGCGGGATCCCTCGCGTCGGCAGTCGAATCTTGACGAGCTGATCGCCCGCTTCCCCTATGTCAATGGCGGTGTCTTCGGGGAACCACTGTCGATCCCTTCATTCGATGCCGCGATGCGGAGCCGCCTGCTCGAAGCAGCCATGTTCAACTGGTCCGCAATCTCGCCGGCCATCTTCGGCAGCTTGTTCCAGGCCGTCAAGGACAAGACCGCCAGGCGTGAGCTCGGCGAGCACTACACGACCGAGACCAACATCATGAAGGTCATTGGACCGATGTTCCTCGATGAGCTCCGGCAGCGCTTCACAGACGGGTTTCACGACACCAAGACGTTGAAGAAACTGCGCGCGGACATGGGTGAGATGCGGTTCCTAGACCCGGCGTGCGGATGTGGTAACTTCCTCGTGGTCGGGTACCGACAGATGCGCGCATTAGATCTCGAGGTGTTGCAGCGAATCCAGGTGCTCTCTGGCGAGACAGCGCGCACGATGTTCTTCACCGAGGATCACCTCTCCGTACGGTTGTCTAGCTTTCACGGCATAGAGCTCGAAGAGTGGCCTGCGCAGATAGCCGCGACCGCATTGCATCTGGTCGAGCACCAGGCGAACCAGGCGATGGAACTCGTGCTCGGGGATGCCCCCGATCTGCTCCCGCTCGACAAAATCCGCAGCATCCACGTCGGTAACGCGCTCCGCACGGAATGGGCAGATGTCGTTGAACCAAGCGAGCACCTCTACATCATGGGGAATCCACCATTCCTCGGTCACGCCACCCGCTCCCTCGAGCAGGCACAAGAGCTCCGCGACGTCTGGCGTCGCGACGACATCGGTCGCCTCGATTATGTGACTGGATGGTATGCAAAATCACTCGACCTGCTTGGCCGCCCCGAGTACGCCGGCGAGTTCGCCTTCGTCTCGACGAACTCGATCGCACAAGGCGAACCGGTGCCCGCCCTCTTCGGCCCGGTTTTCGCAGCTGGATGGCGCGTCAAGTTCGCCCACCGCACGTTTGCCTGGACGAGCGAAGCCCCTGGTGCTGCCGCCGTGCACTGCTCGGCCATCGGATTCGACCGCGCAACAAGAAAACGAGCCCGGCTGTTCGACTACTCAGGTAACCTCCGGGGCGAGCCCGTCGAGATCCCCGTCGTCGAGCAGCTCAATGGCTATCTCGTCGACGGCCCGACCGTCCTCGTCGACCAGCGGCGCACCCCACTCGCCCCAGCACTCCCGCCGATGGTCTTCGGCAATATGGCCCGCGACGACGGCAACCTCCTCATCGAACCGGACGATTACGACGAGGTCGCCGCAGATCCGATAGCCGCCAAGTACATCCGCCCATTCGTCGGCGCACGCCAGCTGATCCACAACGAGCCGCGCTGGTGCCTCTGGCTCGTTGACCTCAACCCCAGCGACATCGCACGCTCGCCGATCCTCCATCGGCGCCTCGATGCAGTACGTCAATTCCGCGCAGCGTCAAAGGCTGAATCCACCAGGCAGATGGCCGATACTCCGCACCTGTTCGGCCAGCGCTCGCAGCCCGACACTCCATACGTGTGTGTGCCGAGGCATGCCAGCGAAACCCGGAGATTCTTCCCTACGGCCTTGTATGGCCCAGACGTCATCTGCGGTGACGCGAACTTCAAAGCCGACGACCCTGACGGAATCGCCTTCGCCGCGATTTCGTCCTCGGCGTTCATCGCCTGGCAGCGCGCCGTTGGCGGCCGCATCAAGTCGGATCTGCGGTTCTCAAATACGCTGACCTGGAACACCTTTCCACTCCCGCCGCTGACGGACGTGCAGCGCGACGCGATCATCGCGGGCGGTAACGCCGTGCTCGCCGCACGAGCGCTGCACCCGGAGCGATCGCTCGCAGACCACTACAACCCGCTCGCGATGGCACCCGACCTCCTGCGAGCGCACCGCGAGCTCGACGCCGCCGTCGACAAGGCATTTGGTCTACACGGCGCGGCCACTGACAATCAGCGGTTGCGTGCCCTGTTTGCCAGCTACGCGAAGCTCACCACCTCCAATGAGCTCGCGATGCCTGCGATGCCACCGCGGCGGCGTTCGGCCCGAAACGCAGTGGCAAATGGCTGA